The window TGCCCTGGCTTTCCATCCCGCGGAGGCTGCGAGGCCCGCGCCTGCCAGGGCGAGGGCCACCAGAAGAGAGAGGCCCCGGCAGGAAAAACGCACCATGGTTCGCATGGTGGAAGGGTTCCGCCCCTGGCGGGCGCTTCCTGCCCTGGTGGGGGGCAGCGGGCGTGGTTCTCTTGTTGGGCGTCGCTTTGGCACCGTACAATGTCGGTGAGAGGAGCGCGATGTCCCGGTGGCGGCGCGGCGGCTGTTCACGGTAGCAGAAGCCAATGCGATGCTGCCCTACCTGACCGAAGCCATGACCGAACTTCAGAGGCTGTACCGGGAGAGCAAGGCCGCTCACCGTGAAGTGCAGCTGTGCGAGGCCGTGGGCCGCGGCCCCGAGGGCGCCTGGATCATGGCCGTGGACCACGAGCAGGCGAGCCGCCGATTGGAGCAGGCCGTGGACCGCATGAAGAGCCTCATCGAAGAGGTGCACTCATACGGCTGCCAGATCAAGCACCTCGAGGTGGGGCTGGTAGACTTCCCGGCCCGCCTGTTCGGGCAGGACGTGCTGTTTTGCTGGAAGCTCGGTGAGAGTTCCGTGCAGTACTACCACGGCCCGTCGGACGGGTACGCGGGCCGCCGGCGCATCCCCTCGGACGTGCTCAAGAGGTCGCTCCGCTCCCGCAAGCCCAGGCCGTCCCCCTGACCCGCGCGAGCAGCCTGATCGGTCCCCCGGGGCCTCGCCCGCAGCGAGGGGCCGCGCTGCGCCCTGGCGTCATGCCCGCGCCATGTGGACGGGATGGCCCACGGCCGCACAAGCCGCCTCGGCGACGGCCTCGGACAGCGTCGGGTGAGCGTGGATGGCCTCGGCCAGCTCGCCCGCCGTCGCCCCGAAGCGCATGGCCAGCACGCCTTCGTGCACCAGTTCGACAGCGCCCCGGCCGATGATGTGGAGCCCCACCACTTCGCCCTCGTCCGGGGGCTCTGCCCGCACCAGGATTTTGACGGCGCCCTCGGGCTCCATCTCGACGTGGGCGCGGCCCAGGGCGCCGTATGAGAACCGCCCGACCTTCACAGCGATTCCCGCCGCCTGAGCCTGTTGCTCCGTCATCCCCACCCATGCCACCTCCGGCAGCGTGAAGACCGCCGCCGGCACGGGCGAGGTGCCCCACGGACGCACCGGCCGCCCGGCCGCGTGCTCCGCGGCAATGAGCCCCTGCGCCGAGGCCGCGTGCGCGAGGAGCGAGAGCCCGTTCAGGTCACCGACGGCGTAGATGCCCGGCCGGGT is drawn from Bacillota bacterium and contains these coding sequences:
- a CDS encoding DUF2203 domain-containing protein, with translation MAARRLFTVAEANAMLPYLTEAMTELQRLYRESKAAHREVQLCEAVGRGPEGAWIMAVDHEQASRRLEQAVDRMKSLIEEVHSYGCQIKHLEVGLVDFPARLFGQDVLFCWKLGESSVQYYHGPSDGYAGRRRIPSDVLKRSLRSRKPRPSP